The region caatttataaaatgattaaacacaatacaattaacaaaactttaaattagaaaaatcctGCCATAAACTAGTTCTCCTGCAcgaaaaaaacaattgaaaacttgCACATGGCAATATTACTCAACCTTGCCCTCTTTGTTGAGTCTTGCATAATATGTCAATAAAGCAAGATGTAATAACTGAGAAATTTTAAccccattttaatatttaaaaacttcatgataatatgtaattttaagtgCTACTGCCTCATTAACTAAAATTCCAGACCGTGGCAGGCTTCCGACAAACACACATTAAAGTTTCTATTGGAGGCCCGCACTGCGATGTGGTATTACAGTCCTATTGTGTCCCCGCATCACCGCCCAAATTCAGTTGTCGCTTCTTTAAAACGCAGCAGCTGGACGACAAACGTATTCGATTCGTACTTTTCGACTCGCTTCTCCTTCACATACGTGCCATCGATATATAAGTTGGAAACCCGATTTTGCAACTGTATTGAGAAAATTTATTCGCAACTCAATTACAATGTGTCGTCGTCTTCTCATGTAAATTGGCCATTAGAAACTGATGgggataatatttcaatttgcagGAGTCGGCCTTCTGCGGAATGTTAAACGGTCCGAAATATTTGTGCGAGATCAGCACGTTTACGTTCTTCATTGTACCGTTGATAATAATATGTGTCCTATACGTAAGAATGGGATTAAAGATACACAGAACTGCGAGGAAAACCTTAGGAAAAGAACTGAAAGGATCGGTACATAGGACGAACAGAAGGCTACAAGTGAACAAGAACGTCATAAGGATGTTAAGTAAGTTTCTCGATAGTTGCATTTCTTtcttttgaaaacattttcgattaatttaggtaaataaatttataacttaatgAGGATGTTGGATTTTGTAAcaactttttttgttttattcgagATGGGATATTTCTTTTGTATCAAAAGAATAAcattaatatcatatttattcttataaattatattagaaatatctGTGAATTATCATTcagaaatagtttttatagttttactttttttttaacaaagctAACATTAACACacatagaataaataaatgttacaaatcagaaataatattgataatgacACTCAATTATCAAAGAgctaagttaaaaataacacGAACATCCACCTacatcaattataaaaaatatccaaaaaaaacattatccTTGTTTCTCTTTACAtaccatttttaaatgaattcacTGACACGATCTAAATCCCGTTTTAAATCTCTGAACTTTAACACATCACATGCTTTGACATATCTTCAAATTATCTTttgaacttatttattattcgagtgaaaataaattagtccatatataaatttaaatgtatattgaaatttaattagagatGTAAAATTAGAcgttattataactttattttcattttatcaaCAATAGACAAACTACATagtataaaaatctttaataatttaaatactgcatAACTAATTAGTTTTCCTTGTGTAAAAGCATATTAAATACCTTGAAAAACTTAAAacctatataaattaacaaaacatgGTTTTAAAAAGTAGTGTTGTTAGtggatataattaaattgtataaattggacaatttagtattatttatctttaatattgaaaattgacaaaatttaaaaagattatttgagtaaaaataaattggttaatattgaaatttaattataatagaaaatatacaaCTGAAacgttgaaatttaaattttctaaaactaaTTAGTTTTCTTTGTGTAAAAGCATATTAAATTGTACTCttcataatcaaattaaaattgaataattaattgaaactacataattttctacataaattaacaaaacaatttgctaatttaatattcaatacattgtataaaactttaattaaatacaattttaaaaaaatataatttataagaaactCCAACTTCCAATTTCTCCAAAAAAATGATAcatttatgaacattttatccgtaatattttcataaaaaagagATATCCAATCCGATCAACAGAATTGGTTAATTAAAGTATGGGGAGTTcaagcaaaattaaatgattggcTTGCAACTTGTTGCCATGTTCAGTTTTTCAGTCGCAACTACAAAAGGCAATTGAATTCTCCATTAAACTTCCCTTTGAAGTTTcaactttattttcatttgcTGATGATGCTGTCTAAAGTTGTACAGCTCGTAACTCAATTGTGCAACTATTAAATGGTCGCTgacttgttgaaaataaattataacaaattaattttgctctttgttaattatgttaatgttaaaatatataatttcgaACTGTGTTAATCAAAACGtgatttgaaaatgaattcaaactttatttattcattttcaatcttttgaattatatttcacTCTTGTTTTTTGTaggtaaaaaatcatttttcatttgttccACATTGTTCACTTCCATATTGTCatgcataaattatttcacGATTCTCGGATGTATCAGATATGAAATTTGTAGTTTTCTTTTTAGTAATCCATACACATTTATAGATGTGATACAAAAGGAATACAAAAAtacgataaatatttatatattatttataaacatgaaacaaataaaaacaaagtggcgttttttcttcttcgaacacacattttttaatgtctaAACAGAGATAAAGTTAATAACCACATAAATATAgaccaattaatattattaaaattaccatcattaaaaatgaatcgtGTATCtactaaatatgaattttccaCAATaggaaattcaatttaactaggtttattgaatttgaatgtcaattacaatttatttatgtgtaataCATATCACAATTTACAAAACACAATacatacaatttatacaacaTTTGTTATAGTTAAACGTTGtgggtaaaaataattactagttTATttcgtaaaattataaagttccTTTTATGAGTTTAGTTGGATTTAATTAGTCTTGACttgtaagtaatatttttaaaatatatatgtgtgtTCCTTATTCTTAAcattcttcatattttttttttaaatttatagatattttttattcttcattctcattgttaatattattttactgattgattaatacattttttttaattttatgcaatttcCTAATGGTtcggatattttaaattatttaaaacgttatattatttaaatactgtatgatctttagatacttaaaTACTGACAATGTTGGCCATCATCTTTTAtgctttcatttttcatttcgtCTTAAGCATTGCACGTACTTTACAGTGTAAGGAATCGTTACCCCTATTTATTGTCGCATGAAGCAACCAAAACATTAATATGTTGTATTGCAGATACATCCTTCTATGGAGTTCTGATAAAATGTTGGATCAATGTCTATTATGCAACACTGCAAATTATGACAGTCGACAAATCAACTGGGTTAAACTAGTAAAAATTTCAGAACTTCAAAGTCCGAAACTCCCCATTAACAAAgcaacaataaaatcaaattcatttcaaacttaaaataaatcaatatcttgatgatttatagatatttttgtgtttcagCCTACGTCGTAATCGGTTTTTTCTTCTCCTGGGCGCCGTTCCATGCCCAAAGATTGGTCTACATCTACATGCAAGACCATCCATATTATGAAGAAATAAACACTTGGATATTCATCATAACGGGCatcttttactatttttcttcAACTCTGAATCCCatactttacaatttaatgtCGGTAAAAATGAGGAACGCTTTTAAGGAGGTCATTCTCCGGAAGAAGCCACAAAGGACGTTCATTACAACGTCACAAACGACGACTGTGGTGAGAGACACCAGATCCAACCGACAGAGTCAGAAAACTGATGATACTGAACAGTTGGTAAAGAAAGAAATGGTTAATACTCCACcatcaagaaataaaaaaaaaattatttacaagagGAATAAGAACATCAAGAATGGTGATACTCGCATCAGTTTAGAaacatcaatataaattttataaatgttaattaatatgataattaagttgatgtgaaatatatatttagaattattcatattcaaaGCAAGTAATCAACATACTTCTTGTctatattataatgaataagatatacttatataaacattttatgtaatatgttataagaaataacatattatttccTCCATTTCCTCCTCAACATACTCTTTTCAAAACTaccattatttttgaatactcAGTATgggataaattgaatttaacattCCTACAAAGTAAATTTAGAGATTAAAGtcacaaaaaatacataattaattatataaataaatctcaaaattctgtaaatatataaaatataaggctgaattttaaattgtttgtaaatacttcaataagtaaattaaaataaattataagaatatgtATCACTCCATGTTAAATGTTAAGTGTTATCTGTGATATATGTATTAGGTTTAAACAATATGTTTAAGTAAATGTACGTTCTAactgtgtttattttataaacctataattttatattaatatttttatcatgcGGCGTactgatataattttaagaaaatatattaaaaaaatctttttttattacagtttttataGTGATCGGGTTTATCACCTCTTGGGCGCCGTTTCATCTACAACGACTGTGTTACTATATGACTGGTATGCCCtactattttgaaataaatacgtGGATGTTTATCATCACGGGATTTTTCTATTACTTCTCTACGATTTTAAATCCAATACTCTACACCATGAAGGAAATATTGTTGCATAAGAAGAATGTTACAGAATTAAAgagtaaagtaatttataaaccaaaaccTAGAAATGGCGATTCCCAAATCTTTATTGAAATAGTAGAAAGATAAATTGggttattatatgtatttcatCTTTTTGAAAAGAtgcaaaatgtattaaaaatctaaatgtaaaataaatgttaacaaTGTAGTTTGTTAGGGAATAACTGTGATCATGTTGTGTCgtgcaaaataaaatcatttttttaaatatgaatttttccgTTATATCCTTCCAAAAATCTCTAGATCGTGGTAACAACCAGCTTGCTACAtccttataaaaacattttattaaaactatattacataaataaaatcacttaAAACATTCTAATCTTGTCTCTTAAAATTAGGAACTGGTGCATTAACTGATCCCCAAAAGagtaattgttttgtttcctCGTGTCtgatgaaaaagaaaaacggCACATCTACCCGGAACGCCACTCTGTTACCGCTCCTAGTTAAGCTTATTCCAGTTGCGGCTGCAGCTTCAGTGCCAGTCTCAGTGATGTCCATGTAAACTTTATGAATTACTTTATCTGCATAAAGTCCTGGATTTTTATAACGATTATCAGTTGATtctgtgttaattaattctcttaaggaatctaaagtcTCAACTTTTTGTTGTATCCGTCTGTTGATTTTCTTCCATGGTCTGTTTAGTGGCTCAGTGATATCGGTTTTGTCCTGGCACACGTTTACTGGACTATTAGGATCAATTGCTTGGGTGCAATTCTTTGGTTGTCCAATCCTGCTGAAAATTAGTACGTCGTTATCACCGGAGTATCTTTGATCAACTGCAAGtggatttttaacattttctattGGCACATTTAGTTTTTGGTTTGCCAAAGCTGGCAAAACATCTTCGGACGTCCCTGGTGATAACAAAGCCAAGTTTGATTCAGAAGCATTAAACAATGATTTCACTCCTAATGCGTACAAAGGTTTAGTCAAATCTAAAGTACTTTCGATCTTCATCTTTGGAAATAACGTAACCATATCTCTAAGCTCAGTACTGTCAGCTAACCGGTTCAAATCAGCTGCTGTCATTTTCAATTCTAGTTCCCTCAAAATTTGCATATTGGAGTCGACAGGTTTTACCACATACATAACAGTCTTGTTGCCTTTATAAGGTAATCCCATTActtcacaatttaaaatttcgtcattAAAATAAGGGAAGAAACCACCGTTCGCCATTAGTTCTACATCAATAGTGGCTTTAGAATTCTGGCCATTAGTATAGAAAGGAtgtctgaaataaataaatcacgtCTCaagattttcataattaaatatataaaaaaaaactcacTTGTGGGTTGTTCCAGGGAAAAACGGCCTCTCCCAAGCAGCTTTAAAATACATGGCACTTACGATAACGACTTTAGTCGACGACGACAAAGTGTTTTGCACTATATCCGTAATTTTTCCGTGCGTTCTGTCAGACACCCACGCATTTATTTGCTTCTCCGCAATCCCAATGTTCCTCTCAAAGTCCACATTCAGCACTTCGCATTCGTACAAATCCTCAGCGGTTTGTTTGTACAGGGAACGGATGGGGAAATTGTCCTGGACAAAAATGGATGAGGCGAACAACACCTCAGATCCCATATCGAATCCGGACGTCCTCTCCACCTTCCGGATCATTCGACCGAATTGTGTGTGCACCACCAGGGATTTGGACTTCAGATCTTCCATTCCGGTTGCTAGGCCCATCAAAGATATGATCTCGTCGTAAGTTTTGCCGTTGGATCCCAACAACACCAACGCCAGCGCAGCTGAAATCAACGTCTGTGTTTTAAAGGTAAAAGAAGTTAGGAAATTTTAAGGATTCCGTGGTAGTAACGTTTGGATATTAACATTAGCATTCATGTAACATCGGCCccgtaatacatatttattctaaacaaATGTTGATGCACtttgcataaaaaattaaatttaaaataaaaataaaatagagatGACAAAAAGTATATAAGGAACAGatgtaaagtatattttattactaagtAATACGCAAACACTTTCAAtgcatcattattttaaaaactgttaccAAACGTTTAATATCTGCAGCTCAACCTTGAATTATTGCCTGATgcattaatatgaatattctagttgtataaatatttataagtactagtttccaattttatttagttgtatATTTGTCTTAAGTAGTAAACAAAGTCGAATGATAAAAAGGTGAAGGATCAGTAGATATAAGACATACCCTATATAaagttatcaaatatttgtaataaaaaaagttagaaATAAACGGCTCTGAAAGgtcttaataaatcaatactaTAAAGATCTTACCTGATATACTGACAGGGGCAAACACAATATTATCATAATTCGACCGAGAAGTTTCCAAAATGACCCTGTTGATCGCCAAAGTGGTTTTAGCAATTCCCTCCGAAATAATCCTGTCGATGACAGTTTCATATTCGGGACTACCTTTAATGGCAGTAAGGTCTGGAACAATCGGTTGCGATGAATTTAACAAGGGTGCCTTAGGCATATTGTCCGGAAAATAGAACTGATTGCATTTTGCTAATGATAATGTCACAAGACAAATAAACAATCGTAACTTGAAATCCATCTGTAACAAAATGCtacattagttttttttaacatagtacaaactaaattatataaaactaacaCTGTTATTTAACTTCCGATTATTatctaaagtaaaaagtttattcaatGTAATCATGTTGTAGTTCGACAGGAAGCAGGAAAATAACCAGGAAACTGAACATTTCAAACTGATAGACTTATgttgtaattgtttttgtaaattcaaaatatgtcgcaacaattaaatcaaaacacaaatcaaaaatttaccaAGGTAACAAGGCTAACTTGTACACATGCATGTTtacaagttttatataaaatgttatgcaCAAATTCTGTTTGTTAATGTTGCTCGGGTCTAGttgtattttagttatttaagagGATCTTTTTCTATAATCTGAGAActgtttttacaataaaaataaaacaagaatcataatattatttattacaatattagtaataacattttgctacaaaatatttgaaaacatcaacaacaaatttaattatactttgcAACCaaacaaactttattattgttttattttaaaaatctttagttaagattaaattaata is a window of Aethina tumida isolate Nest 87 chromosome 7, icAetTumi1.1, whole genome shotgun sequence DNA encoding:
- the LOC109597676 gene encoding neuropeptides capa receptor, which produces MENITDSICHKTNVTINDSDDFDVWAYVECYRGLQRQPLYMALPITIINCFIFVTGFLGNICVCIVIAKHSSLHTATNYYLFNLAISDLLLLVFGLPNDVASYWHMYPWNLGEFFCKSRALVSEMASYVSVLTIVAFSTERYLAICYPLYLHKMSGFQRAAKIIAVMWVVCFLAALPFAHYTTVDMIYYPNSNRKIQESAFCGMLNGPKYLCEISTFTFFIVPLIIICVLYVRMGLKIHRTARKTLGKELKGSVHRTNRRLQVNKNVIRMLTYVVIGFFFSWAPFHAQRLVYIYMQDHPYYEEINTWIFIITGIFYYFSSTLNPILYNLMSVKMRNAFKEVILRKKPQRTFITTSQTTTVVRDTRSNRQSQKTDDTEQLVKKEMVNTPPSRNKKKIIYKRNKNIKNGDTRISLETSI
- the LOC109597709 gene encoding serpin B13, giving the protein MMDFKLRLFICLVTLSLAKCNQFYFPDNMPKAPLLNSSQPIVPDLTAIKGSPEYETVIDRIISEGIAKTTLAINRVILETSRSNYDNIVFAPVSISAALALVLLGSNGKTYDEIISLMGLATGMEDLKSKSLVVHTQFGRMIRKVERTSGFDMGSEVLFASSIFVQDNFPIRSLYKQTAEDLYECEVLNVDFERNIGIAEKQINAWVSDRTHGKITDIVQNTLSSSTKVVIVSAMYFKAAWERPFFPGTTHKHPFYTNGQNSKATIDVELMANGGFFPYFNDEILNCEVMGLPYKGNKTVMYVVKPVDSNMQILRELELKMTAADLNRLADSTELRDMVTLFPKMKIESTLDLTKPLYALGVKSLFNASESNLALLSPGTSEDVLPALANQKLNVPIENVKNPLAVDQRYSGDNDVLIFSRIGQPKNCTQAIDPNSPVNVCQDKTDITEPLNRPWKKINRRIQQKVETLDSLRELINTESTDNRYKNPGLYADKVIHKVYMDITETGTEAAAATGISLTRSGNRVAFRVDVPFFFFIRHEETKQLLFWGSVNAPVPNFKRQD